A genomic window from Martelella lutilitoris includes:
- the rpsM gene encoding 30S ribosomal protein S13: MARIAGVNIPTAKRVVIALQYIHGIGPKFAQDICTAANIPAERRVHELTDAEVLQIREQIDRDYMVEGDLRRENSMNIKRLMDLGCYRGLRHRRGLPVHGQRTHTNARTRKGPAKAIAGKKK, encoded by the coding sequence GTGGCTCGTATTGCTGGCGTCAACATCCCGACTGCCAAGCGCGTTGTAATCGCGCTGCAGTATATCCACGGGATCGGACCGAAATTCGCGCAGGACATCTGCACGGCAGCCAACATTCCGGCAGAACGCCGGGTGCATGAGCTGACGGATGCGGAAGTTCTGCAGATCCGTGAACAGATCGACCGCGACTACATGGTCGAAGGCGACCTGCGTCGCGAGAACTCGATGAACATCAAGCGCCTGATGGACCTTGGCTGCTACCGCGGCCTGCGTCACCGTCGCGGCCTTCCGGTTCACGGCCAGCGCACGCATACCAATGCCCGCACCCGTAAGGGTCCGGCAAAGGCGATTGCAGGCAAGAAGAAGTAA